The genomic DNA GAGGACTTCCCCCGGCTGATCAACGCCAGCGAGTCGATGAAGGCGATCCGGCTGTCCGAGGACGAGCGACGCTTGCTCGGTGAGGTCAGCCTTGTCGCTCGCTATGGCGAGGACGAAAGCCCGCTGCGTCCCGAACAGATCATCGAGCCCCGCCGCCGCGAGGATGTGAGCGACAGTCTGTGGGCCACGTTCAATGTGATACAGGAGAATGTCATTCGGGGTGGGTTGCAGGGCCGCAAGCGCAATGCCGAGGGCCGCATCCGCCGCGCGCAGACCCGCGCGATCAACGGCATCGATCAGAATGTGACGCTCAATCGCGCCCTCTGGACCTTGGCCGAGGGAATGCAGCGCCTCAAGGCGGCTTGACCGCTCGCCGCCGCAGGGCCGGAACACCGGTCCTGCGGTTCCACCATTTCGCGCCGATCCGCCACGGCGGATCGGTGGCGACCGCGCGTCCCAAGATCCGCGCGGTCGCAATCGCGCTCGCCGGGCTGACGCCCGGCTCGCAATGCAGATGAAGGTTAGTCGGTCTCGGAGATGTCGGTCTCGGCGACCAGTTCGGCCGGCGTTGCGCCAAGTGCCGAGGCCAGGTGAAACAAGGTGACGACGGTCGGATTGCGTCGGCCGCGTTCCAGATCGCTGACATATTGTTGAGTAAAGCCGGATGTTTCGGCAAAGCGCTCCTGGGTAAAGCCCTTCTCCTTTCTCAGCCTGGCAAAGTTCAATCCCACGAGGCGCCGCATGTCCATGCGCGGCAAACTGGACGATACACCTTATTCGGTTTATCCCATATAAGGTGTATCCGTTGATCGGCGCGTGTCATCGCTGCGATCGGTGCATTCAACGATGCAGGACTTGCGCGTAGCCCAGCGATGTATTTCGACTAGATTGGCAAATGGGGACGGGCGCCATGAGCACATGCCGATTCAAAGATCGCGTGCCGGATTCGGCGAAGGTCACGGCCTATGACGAGAGTCATGCGCGGGACTATCTGCGCCTGCTCGATGCCGATGCCGAAGGCGCCAACTGGCGCGACGTTGCCGCGACGATCTTCGGCATCGATGCCGCGATCGAGCCCGAACGGGCGAAGGTCATGCACGCCAGCCACCTCGCGCGCGCAAGGTGGATGACCGAGGTCGGATATGCGCATCTGCTTGGTGCGGAGCCGCCGTTAAATCGTTAATATTTCGTCCGATTTGGTGACGATTAAGCCGCCGATCCCGCCGCGCGACAGGCATGGTTGTGCGCAACCTTTGCGCTATCTGGGGGCGATTGCGACGTCATCATGACATCCTTGAAGTATGTGCGATACGCACATGGGAGGATGCCATGCCGACGCCCCCGAGGCGTCGCCAGCGGCGCGCCGACGGTCTATCCGGCGCGCTCGGGCGCGCTGATCTCGCTGCCGAATTCCTGCGAAGGAACCACACCTATCGCGCCGAACATGCGCAGATGCAGCACAGCATCGCCAGCGGCGCCGTCGCGAGGAACGCCGCCGAGGCGGCGTTCGCACGGCGCTGGGGGTTGTCCTTTCGCGACGGCGCCGGATGACCTGTCAGAGCCGGTCGCCTGGCGTCCGGAATTGACCGCCGTCACGGTCATTCTGGACGCAGCACCGGAGGAATTTGAGACCGCGGCCCCGGCCGATCCGCGCGCGCTCGGCGCGCTGCTTGCCGACCATGCCGGGATCGACGGACGCCATGTCATCGTGGCCGACGCAGCGGGCGAGCATCGGCTTTGGCTCCGCGCGGTGACGCCCGGCCAGCCGCTGGCCGCCGTCATCCCGCTCGACAAGGATTTCATCACGCGCATCGCGAGCCTGCTGCGTTTCCACCGCCGTCTGCTCGGGCGCGCGCCGGGGCCATTGCCGCGCGGCTGGCCGCTCACCGCCTACCGGCTTATGCGGCTCGACCTGATGCTTCGTGCGTTCGACCTGCGAAGCGCCGGCGCGACTTACCGCGAGATCGCAGCCGAGCTGGGGCGCGACGATGCGACCCGATTATCGGCGAGCGACTGGAAGATGTCGGCTTCACGTTCGTTCGTCGTGCGCCTGGTCCGCGACGCGACCGCCTTCGTCAATGGCGATTACCGCAAGCTCTTACGCATCCGCTGATTCCTGATCCTCTGTAGCCTTTGCGAGGGGTGGTCGCATCCGCGCAGCCGCACATCTTCATACCCCACCCGTTCGCTTCCAGCCTGTCATTTACGCCTCCTGCCGCCACCGCCCGCAGGAGCCATCACTTGTCCGATACGCCCACCAACCTGCCGCCCCGCTTCCTGCGCACACCGGAAGCCGCGCGCTTTCTCGGCCTCTCCGGCCGGACCCTTGAGAAGCACCGCTATTTCGGCACCGGCCCCGCCTACCGCCGGATCGGCGGTCGCGTCGTCTATTCGGTCGATGACCTGCGGGCCTGGGCCGACATCGGCACCAAGCATTCGACCTCCGATCCGGGCCAGGACGACCTCATGCCGCGCGCGGACTCGGCCATCGCCCGGAGTCGGCGATGAGCGTCCCTCCGTCACCCATGCGTCACCGCGTGCCGTCCGATGACGGCATGACTCGTGTTGAACTGACCTGGATCGAGAAGCGGATCGAGCACTGGATCAGGTTCGGCCGCGTCGCCGTGGACGAGATCGTCGATCGCCGCCGCCGCATCGTCCGCTTCCGGCCCGGCGCGATCTTCGCGTTCGTCCGCTG from Sphingobium sp. CAP-1 includes the following:
- a CDS encoding helix-turn-helix domain-containing protein, translated to MRRLVGLNFARLRKEKGFTQERFAETSGFTQQYVSDLERGRRNPTVVTLFHLASALGATPAELVAETDISETD
- a CDS encoding DNA -binding domain-containing protein → MGTGAMSTCRFKDRVPDSAKVTAYDESHARDYLRLLDADAEGANWRDVAATIFGIDAAIEPERAKVMHASHLARARWMTEVGYAHLLGAEPPLNR
- a CDS encoding transcriptional regulator domain-containing protein; protein product: MPTPPRRRQRRADGLSGALGRADLAAEFLRRNHTYRAEHAQMQHSIASGAVARNAAEAAFARRWGLSFRDGAG
- a CDS encoding DUF2285 domain-containing protein, whose product is MTAVTVILDAAPEEFETAAPADPRALGALLADHAGIDGRHVIVADAAGEHRLWLRAVTPGQPLAAVIPLDKDFITRIASLLRFHRRLLGRAPGPLPRGWPLTAYRLMRLDLMLRAFDLRSAGATYREIAAELGRDDATRLSASDWKMSASRSFVVRLVRDATAFVNGDYRKLLRIR
- a CDS encoding helix-turn-helix transcriptional regulator; this encodes MSDTPTNLPPRFLRTPEAARFLGLSGRTLEKHRYFGTGPAYRRIGGRVVYSVDDLRAWADIGTKHSTSDPGQDDLMPRADSAIARSRR